One Amaranthus tricolor cultivar Red isolate AtriRed21 chromosome 1, ASM2621246v1, whole genome shotgun sequence DNA window includes the following coding sequences:
- the LOC130806295 gene encoding ARGOS-like protein — protein MIGELSESDWKLPKSLITLRNHSSETKVMEGRVRKNVPCTIRNPTTNPINEGMVRRDMEYKQSVTQGTGKKALRDGYFGFESMFLLVCLTASLLILPLILPPLPPPPFLLLLLPIGILGLLMILAFMPSNVRDLTYM, from the coding sequence ATGATTGGTGAACTTTCAGAATCAGATTGGAAGCTACCCAAAAGTTTGATCACATTAAGAAACCATTCCTCTGAAACTAAAGTCATGGAAGGTAGAGTAAGAAAAAATGTACCTTGTACAATTAGAAATCCTACAACCAACCCTATAAATGAAGGGATGGTGAGAAGGGATATGGAATATAAACAATCTGTTACTCAGGGCACCGGAAAGAAGGCGTTGCGAGACGGTTATTTTGGGTTTGAATCTATGTTTCTGCTTGTTTGTCTAACCGCCTCGTTACTGATACTTCCATTGATACTTCCTCCATTGCCACCACCTccatttttgctacttttgcttCCAATTGGGATTCTTGGGTTACTTATGATATTGGCTTTTATGCCTTCTAATGTTAGAGACTTGACTTATATGTAA